The Sandaracinus amylolyticus genomic interval CTCGGGCGCGATGTAGAGCGGCGTGCCGGGGAGCAGCCCGGTCTCGGTGAGCGGCGGGCCCTCGTCCGATGTGGGCGCGGAACTCTCCTCGCGATCGCCCACGAGCGCATGGACGCGCTCGATCGAGGTCTCGCTGAACGCGCGCGGCGTCTCGACCCGATAGCCGTCGAGCAGCGGCGGCGCGATGTCGTCGAGCGGCTCTCCGTCGCCCTCGACGCGCACCCGCGCGGGCAGCCTCACGATCCGCAGATCGAGCGCGCGATCCCGCAGCGCCTCGGGCACGCGGATCTCGGCGCGCAGCACGTACTCGAGATCGCGGCTCGGCAGCTCGAGGTGCGCGGGCAGCGCGACCGTCTGCTCGCGCCGTCGACCTCGAGCACGGCTCGATCGATCTCGATCACCTCGGCGTGCGTGGCGCACCCCGCGACGACGAACATCACGATCGCGGCCGCGCGCGGAGCAAGCCGGGGCCTCCGGGCCCGCTTGGTGACGGCCTCGCGGCGCGCGTGCTATGAGCCGCGCCGATATGCGTTACTCCCAGGCCTTCATCCCCACGCTCAAGGAAGTGCCGAAGGAAGCGACGACTCCGTCGCACGTGCTCCTCCTGCGTGGTGGGTTCGTCCGCATGGTCGGCGCCGGCATCTACGAGATGCTCCCGCTCGGCCTGCGCGTGATGACGAAGATCGCGGCCATCGTGCGCGAGGAGATGGATCGCGCGGGCGCGCAGGAAGTGCTGATGCCGGCGCTCCTGCCGAAGGAGTACTTCGAGGAGTCGGGCCGCTGGGAGTCGTTCGGCGACACGCTCCTGCGGCTCAAGGATCGCAAGGCGGGCGAGTACCACCTCGGGCCGACGCACGAGGAGATCATCACCGACATGGTGCGGCGGGACGTGAAGAGCTACCGCCAGCTCCCGCTGAACCTCTATCAGATCCAGATGAAGTTCCGCGACGAGGCGCGCCCGCGCGCGGGCCTGCTGCGCTGTCGCGAATTCATGATGAAGGACGCGTACTCGTTCGACACGAGCGAGCAGAACGCGATCGCGTCCTACGAGGCGATGCGCGAGGCGTATCACCGCATCTTCCGGCGCCTCGGGCTCGACTACCGCATCGTCGCGGCGGACTCGGGCGCGATGGGCGGCTCGACGAGCGCGGAGTTCCAGGTGCTCGCGCAGAACGGCGAGGACGCGATCGTCGCGTGCACGAAGTGCGACTACGCGGCGAACGTCGAGGTCGCGGCCCAGGTCGTTCCCGCGAAGAAGACCGACGCGGTGAGCGCGCCGTCGAAGGTCGCGACGCCGGGCAAGAAGACGATCGAGGACGTCGCGAAGTTCCTCGGGCTGCCCGCGTCGCGCACGATGAAGACGCTGATGGTCGTCGCCGACGGCAAGCTCACGATGGTGCTCGTGCGCGGCGATCACGAGGGCAACGACGTGAAGATCGCGCGCGCTGCCGGTGCGCGCGAGGTGCGCATGGCGAGCGACGTCGAGATCCGCGAGGGCGTCGGTCCGGTCGGGTACCTCGGGCCCGTCGGCTGGAGCGGGCCGGTGATCGCGGACATGTCGCTCGACACCGGCGAGGGCTTCGTGAGCGGCGGCAACGAGGTCGACGTGCACCTGCGCGACGTGGTGCTCGGGCGCGACTTCCAGGCGAAGCTCGCGGACGTGCGCACGGTCGGCAACGGCGATCCGTGCCCGCGCTGCGGCGGTGAGCTCAAGAGCTATCGCGGCATCGAGGGCGGGCACATCTTCGTGCTCGGCACGCACTACAGCGCGAAGATGCGCGCGACGTTCCTCGACGAGAACAACGTCGAGAAGCCGATCGTGATGGGCTGCTACGGCATCGGCGTGTCGCGCCTCGTCGCGACGTCGATCGAGCAGCACCACGACGAGAACGGCATCAAGTGGCCGATCGCGATCGCGCCGTACCACGTCGTCGTCACGACGGCGGGCAAGGGTGACGATCTCGATCAGGCGGCGGTGCGCATCTACGACGAGCTGCGCGCGAAGGGCGTCGAGGTGCTCTTCGACGATCGCGACGAGCGCCCCGGCGTGAAGTTCAAGGACGCCGATCTCATCGGCATCCCGCTGCGCGTCGTGATCGGCAAGAAGGGCCTCGCCGAGGGCAAGGCCGAGGTGAAGTCGCGCGAGGAGAAGGACCCGACGATGGTCCCGCTCGCCGAGGTCGCAGCGTCGATCGAGCAGCGCATCGTCGCGGGCGGCGGGCGCCTCCGCGCGAGCTGAGCGTCATGGCGGCGCGCAAGCACGACGTCGCACCGACGAGCGCCGAGCTGCAGCGCGGCTCGCCGCTCGCGGTGACGATCGGCCTGTTGATCGGGTTCCTCGTGCTCGCGATCGTCGGCGTCGTGACCGTGGTCGTCCCCGAGGTCACGGACGACGGCGACGAGGAGACGCAGGACGCCGAGGGCGATCGCCCGGCCGACGCGCCCGAGAGCGACGCTCCGGCCTCGCCTCCCGCCGCGGCCGCCGCGCCCTGACGCGCGGAGGCTCCTCTTCGATCACCTCGGGCGCCGGCAGCGGCTCGACGAGCCGTGACTCGCCGCGCGCGATCGCGGTGAGGGCGCGCTCGAGCCACGCGTGGAACGTCGCGTCCATCTCCGCCGACATCGCGTGGCCGGCGCCGTCGTACGTCGAGAGCTGCAGATCCCAGCCGAGCGTGCGCAGCCGCTCGTAGCTGTCGCGCGTCGGCTCGAACGGGATGCGCTCGTCGTCGAGCGCGTGCATCGCGCGGATCGGCGCCGCGCCCGTGGGCGGTCGGGCCTCGGGCCACAGCGGCGGCGGGAGCCAGCCGGCGAGCGGGAACGCGACGCCGACCAGCGTCGGGTACCGCACCGCGAGCGTCACCGCGAGCATCCCGCCCTGCGAGAAGCCGCTGACCATCGTCGGGCCGATCGTCGGGCGCGACGCGCGCACTTCTTCGATGAGCCGCGAGAGCCTCGTGCTCACGTCGCGCAGCCCGGCCGCGAGCAGCTCGGTGCGTCCTTCGAGCACGCGCACCGGGAGCCAGCCGAAACCCTCGCCGACGATCATCGGGCCGCGCGGCATGATCACGCGCACCGGGTGCGTGAGCCCTTCGAAGGGCCCGCCGGGCACGCGCGGTCGATCGCCGCGACCGTGCAGCACCACGATCATCGGGAGCGGATCGTGGGGGTCTGCATCGCCGAGCACGATCTCGAGGAACCCGATCCCTTGCGACTCGCCCTCGCGGACGCGCACGCCGGGCGCGCGCGCTTGGTAGTGCTCGCGCGGCGTCGGCGGCGGCAGCGGCACGCTCGGCTCGGGCACGCTCGCGGCGACCGCCGGCTCGGGCAGGGGTGCTTCCTGCTCTGCGACCGGCGGCACCGTCGGCACCGGGGGATCGCTCGGCGGAGGCCACGCAGCGACGGGAGGCGTGCGCTCCTGCCTCGCCTGCGTCGCGCGCGGAGGCGAAGCGCCACACGCGCTCAGCGATGCGAGCGTGATCAGCAGCGCGACGAAATCAGAGCAGCAGAGTCGACGTCGCACGAACGAGGGCTCGACGTGAGCGCGATGGGGACGATGCCTGGAAGAACGAGGGGTTCGCGCGTCCGTTTTTTGCGCGCGTGAGCGC includes:
- a CDS encoding protein kinase domain-containing protein; protein product: MRHARRGDRDRSSRARGRRREQTVALPAHLELPSRDLEYVLRAEIRVPEALRDRALDLRIVRLPARVRVEGDGEPLDDIAPPLLDGYRVETPRAFSETSIERVHALVGDREESSAPTSDEGPPLTETGLLPGTPLYIAPELARGPDALRPASDLFAFGVLAYELLIGRKPYDQPVALAVLEERRPPPRLPLAPHWPSGDPAIVTILEACLALDPAERPSARDVADALEIA
- a CDS encoding proline--tRNA ligase, with protein sequence MRYSQAFIPTLKEVPKEATTPSHVLLLRGGFVRMVGAGIYEMLPLGLRVMTKIAAIVREEMDRAGAQEVLMPALLPKEYFEESGRWESFGDTLLRLKDRKAGEYHLGPTHEEIITDMVRRDVKSYRQLPLNLYQIQMKFRDEARPRAGLLRCREFMMKDAYSFDTSEQNAIASYEAMREAYHRIFRRLGLDYRIVAADSGAMGGSTSAEFQVLAQNGEDAIVACTKCDYAANVEVAAQVVPAKKTDAVSAPSKVATPGKKTIEDVAKFLGLPASRTMKTLMVVADGKLTMVLVRGDHEGNDVKIARAAGAREVRMASDVEIREGVGPVGYLGPVGWSGPVIADMSLDTGEGFVSGGNEVDVHLRDVVLGRDFQAKLADVRTVGNGDPCPRCGGELKSYRGIEGGHIFVLGTHYSAKMRATFLDENNVEKPIVMGCYGIGVSRLVATSIEQHHDENGIKWPIAIAPYHVVVTTAGKGDDLDQAAVRIYDELRAKGVEVLFDDRDERPGVKFKDADLIGIPLRVVIGKKGLAEGKAEVKSREEKDPTMVPLAEVAASIEQRIVAGGGRLRAS
- a CDS encoding alpha/beta hydrolase, whose product is MRRRLCCSDFVALLITLASLSACGASPPRATQARQERTPPVAAWPPPSDPPVPTVPPVAEQEAPLPEPAVAASVPEPSVPLPPPTPREHYQARAPGVRVREGESQGIGFLEIVLGDADPHDPLPMIVVLHGRGDRPRVPGGPFEGLTHPVRVIMPRGPMIVGEGFGWLPVRVLEGRTELLAAGLRDVSTRLSRLIEEVRASRPTIGPTMVSGFSQGGMLAVTLAVRYPTLVGVAFPLAGWLPPPLWPEARPPTGAAPIRAMHALDDERIPFEPTRDSYERLRTLGWDLQLSTYDGAGHAMSAEMDATFHAWLERALTAIARGESRLVEPLPAPEVIEEEPPRVRARRPRREARPERRSRARRPGDRPRRPASPRRRRP